A window from Malacoplasma iowae encodes these proteins:
- the tkt gene encoding transketolase codes for MNEIKKETKKTNTKVVVEKKEPSRFSNLTIDTIRILGVEMIEKANSGHPGIVLGAAPIMYALYKDHLVVDPENPLFFNRDRFVLSAGHGSALLYATMHLAGYKNVSMDDLKNFRQINSKTAGHPENILIDGIETSTGPLGQGVAIAVGMAIAETKLNTYFKKYKLIDNYTYCLFGDGCLQEGISYEAFSLAGKYKLNKLIFLFDSNGIQLDGKVSDSTITDYKKYFESLGLAYIKVDNGNDYTAISAAIEAAKQSTEKPTVIEVKTHIGYGSCYQDSNKAHGSALNFDQINDLKNKLSYNNEPFEISKNAYTEFASLHKRGKKAYEAFVERLAKLSTDKNKYEEYRKIENKQLTFDKKWFNHLSFEKEATRNISGIIVNEVAKYNPLLTLISADISGSTKIWVNGLEPYSAENRLGVNLNAGVREFAMTAINSGITSYGLKAISSTFLSFADYARSAIRLAAISHNPIINVYSHDSITVGEDGPTHQPIEQLWGLRLIPHTTTFRPANLQELIAAFDFAFKQDEMPVNIITSRLAFNQIKSPLEKTSRGGYVFYGNKVNDISLVATGSELPVALETAEILEKEHNIRCNIISMPSFELFIKQTKVYKESVIGNKPLIAIEFGTTIPWYRIADFSVGINRYGMSGKSDDVIKKLKLTPDEIALKIKNYLDNNVNKKFF; via the coding sequence ATGAATGAGATTAAAAAAGAAACAAAAAAGACAAATACTAAAGTAGTTGTTGAAAAAAAAGAACCTTCTAGATTTTCAAATCTAACAATTGATACTATAAGAATTTTAGGTGTTGAAATGATCGAAAAAGCAAATTCTGGTCACCCAGGTATTGTTTTAGGTGCAGCACCTATTATGTATGCTTTATATAAGGATCATTTAGTTGTAGATCCAGAAAACCCTTTGTTTTTTAATAGAGATAGATTTGTTTTAAGTGCTGGACATGGTAGTGCTTTATTATATGCAACTATGCACTTAGCTGGATATAAAAATGTAAGCATGGATGATCTTAAAAATTTTAGACAAATTAATTCAAAAACAGCTGGACATCCAGAAAACATTTTAATTGATGGTATTGAAACATCAACTGGTCCTTTAGGACAAGGGGTTGCAATAGCAGTTGGGATGGCTATAGCTGAAACTAAATTAAACACATATTTTAAAAAATATAAGTTAATAGATAATTACACTTATTGTTTATTTGGTGATGGTTGTTTACAAGAAGGAATTTCATATGAAGCGTTTTCATTAGCTGGAAAATACAAATTAAATAAATTAATTTTCTTGTTTGATTCAAATGGAATTCAACTTGATGGAAAAGTAAGTGATTCAACTATTACAGATTATAAAAAATATTTTGAATCACTAGGTTTGGCTTACATAAAAGTTGATAATGGAAATGACTATACTGCAATTAGTGCTGCTATAGAAGCTGCTAAGCAATCAACAGAAAAGCCAACTGTTATAGAGGTTAAAACACACATTGGATATGGTTCTTGTTACCAAGATTCTAACAAAGCCCATGGATCTGCTTTAAATTTTGATCAAATAAATGATTTAAAAAACAAATTATCTTATAATAATGAACCTTTTGAAATTTCTAAAAATGCTTATACAGAATTTGCTAGTTTGCATAAAAGAGGTAAAAAAGCTTATGAAGCATTTGTGGAAAGACTTGCAAAATTATCAACTGATAAAAATAAGTATGAAGAATATAGAAAAATTGAAAATAAACAATTAACTTTTGATAAAAAGTGATTCAACCATTTATCTTTTGAAAAAGAAGCAACTAGAAATATATCAGGGATAATTGTTAATGAAGTTGCAAAATACAATCCTTTACTTACTTTAATATCAGCTGATATTTCTGGAAGTACAAAAATATGAGTTAATGGTTTAGAACCATATAGTGCAGAAAACAGACTTGGTGTTAATTTGAATGCAGGTGTAAGAGAATTTGCTATGACTGCAATTAATTCAGGAATTACAAGCTATGGTTTAAAAGCTATAAGTAGTACATTTTTATCTTTTGCAGATTATGCAAGATCTGCTATTAGGTTAGCTGCAATTTCTCATAACCCTATAATTAATGTTTATAGTCATGATTCAATTACAGTTGGTGAAGATGGTCCAACTCATCAACCTATTGAACAATTATGAGGTTTAAGATTAATACCACATACAACAACATTCAGACCAGCAAACTTACAAGAGTTGATTGCAGCTTTTGATTTTGCATTTAAACAAGACGAAATGCCTGTTAACATTATTACATCAAGATTAGCTTTTAATCAAATAAAATCTCCATTAGAAAAAACTTCACGTGGTGGTTATGTTTTTTATGGAAATAAAGTAAATGATATTTCACTAGTGGCTACAGGTAGTGAGTTACCAGTTGCACTAGAGACAGCTGAAATTTTAGAAAAAGAACATAATATTAGATGTAATATTATTTCTATGCCAAGTTTTGAATTATTTATTAAACAAACTAAAGTTTATAAAGAAAGTGTAATTGGTAATAAACCATTAATTGCTATTGAATTTGGTACTACAATTCCATGATATAGAATTGCTGATTTTTCAGTTGGTATCAATAGATATGGTATG
- a CDS encoding NifU family protein, with protein MVNQKKSEIIDEIKDVIDSIRFYINQDGGDLDFVDFDDKTGEVTIKVFGNCVGCALIDMTYKDGVETILTSEISEVKSVKIIEDIQE; from the coding sequence ATGGTAAATCAAAAAAAGAGTGAAATTATAGACGAAATAAAAGATGTAATCGATTCTATAAGATTTTACATTAACCAAGATGGAGGAGATTTAGACTTTGTTGATTTTGATGATAAAACCGGTGAAGTTACTATAAAAGTTTTTGGTAATTGTGTTGGTTGTGCTTTAATTGACATGACTTATAAAGATGGTGTTGAAACAATTCTTACAAGTGAAATTAGCGAAGTAAAATCTGTAAAAATTATAGAAGATATTCAGGAGTAG
- a CDS encoding Abi family protein, whose protein sequence is MIDKEKDLVKLIENGLNIVDQDKFLEYLNIYSAEYILNEYSEIFINEENNRFFSFVDSNQIINLINFDKNVGSILLKNILFFESKLKRTIIENWIKFYKLKDTKIYNFAEDELLNYLPNIKNCPDLKSEKFVYSLFEHAATSEFLIQYKRLANIPIEDLSLSWTFATTINFYRLLDDEIKNKILVSFGIPIVNINNFDKMLNVFLKIRNLISHNGHIYNFTTRLYRVEFNRIYTSIKRNDSSEDKYISLDKVISLLDYLLNWNNTYHEFNEQLKKVALNHHSKQYLIKIIYGLF, encoded by the coding sequence ATGATTGATAAAGAAAAAGATTTAGTAAAACTTATAGAAAATGGTTTGAATATTGTTGATCAAGATAAATTTTTAGAATATTTAAATATATATTCAGCTGAATATATATTAAATGAATATAGTGAAATATTTATCAATGAAGAAAACAATAGATTTTTTTCTTTTGTTGATAGCAATCAAATAATTAATCTTATAAATTTTGATAAAAATGTTGGGTCGATTTTATTAAAAAATATATTGTTTTTTGAATCAAAATTAAAAAGAACAATAATTGAAAATTGAATTAAATTTTATAAATTAAAAGATACTAAAATTTATAATTTCGCTGAAGATGAATTGTTAAATTATTTACCAAATATAAAAAATTGTCCTGATTTAAAAAGTGAAAAATTTGTTTATTCGCTTTTTGAACATGCTGCAACTTCTGAATTTCTAATTCAATATAAACGTTTGGCTAATATTCCTATTGAGGATCTTTCATTATCTTGGACATTTGCTACCACGATAAATTTTTATAGGCTTTTAGATGATGAAATTAAAAATAAAATTTTAGTTAGTTTTGGAATACCTATAGTTAATATTAATAATTTTGACAAAATGCTAAATGTTTTTTTAAAAATTAGAAACTTAATTTCACATAACGGACACATTTATAATTTCACTACAAGACTTTACCGTGTAGAATTTAATCGAATTTATACAAGTATTAAGAGAAATGATTCTTCAGAAGACAAATATATATCTTTAGATAAAGTTATTTCATTATTAGATTATTTATTAAATTGAAACAACACTTACCATGAATTTAATGAACAATTAAAAAAAGTGGCTTTAAACCACCACTCAAAACAATACTTAATAAAAATAATTTATGGACTATTCTAA
- a CDS encoding 1-deoxy-D-xylulose-5-phosphate synthase → MSKFIKYDEITKKSIDDLKTISKQIRTTLIELSKTDSIHLSSNLGIVEISIALLYCFNSPKDKIIYDTGHQCYVHKMLTDRWDKINTIRKSGGLSGFFEPLESEHDFVSLGHSGTCLSLASAIANNNLNNFTIAVIGDAVLNSGISFEALNDIGCKQTKIIIVINDNGMSISKNVGAINNMFNTDDKLVKSFFNALKINYVGPYNGNDLSSVIEALNKTKKLVKNGPVVLHLKTIKGLGLKEAENDLVGLYHSNQIEIEKHPTYGKVAANKLSKLLECDNKIKIINPAMTLSTGFLDLSLKFKDNYEDVGIAEEHAVTKASGYSLMGFKTFVVIYSTFLQRTYDQIIHDISRLDLPVTFLIDRADISYGDGNTHHGIYDVGFIKTIPKSIVANASNNIVLSRLIDLAYDNKKSPFFIRYTKDQCEHKENYSDFNFGDWIYEINKKSKTLIISYGHLINEIKNEIDLNKYDTDLVNAIFVTCFDRKKVVNMISKYKKIFVFEKVYYQNNLYDDIARMCFEEKINVQLISISIKNNNVGFGSKNIVDLKNNIDVRTFFKKYFN, encoded by the coding sequence ATGAGCAAATTTATTAAATATGATGAGATAACCAAAAAAAGTATTGATGATTTAAAAACAATTTCAAAACAAATTAGAACAACATTAATAGAATTATCAAAAACTGATTCTATTCATCTTTCATCTAATCTTGGTATTGTTGAAATATCTATAGCTTTGCTATACTGTTTTAATTCGCCAAAAGATAAAATAATATATGATACAGGTCATCAATGTTATGTTCATAAAATGCTTACAGATAGATGAGATAAAATCAACACAATTAGAAAAAGTGGTGGTTTATCTGGTTTTTTTGAACCATTAGAATCAGAACATGATTTTGTCTCGCTTGGTCATTCTGGTACTTGTTTATCATTAGCTTCAGCAATCGCAAATAATAATCTAAATAATTTCACAATTGCAGTTATAGGAGATGCAGTTTTAAATAGTGGTATATCTTTTGAAGCGCTAAATGATATTGGTTGTAAGCAAACAAAAATTATTATTGTTATTAATGATAATGGAATGTCTATTTCAAAAAATGTTGGTGCTATTAATAATATGTTTAATACTGATGACAAATTGGTTAAATCTTTTTTTAATGCATTAAAAATAAATTATGTTGGACCATATAATGGTAATGATTTATCAAGTGTTATTGAAGCTTTAAATAAAACAAAAAAACTAGTTAAAAATGGGCCAGTTGTTTTACATTTAAAAACTATAAAAGGATTAGGGTTAAAAGAAGCTGAAAATGATTTAGTTGGGTTATATCATTCAAATCAAATTGAAATTGAAAAACATCCAACATATGGCAAAGTTGCTGCAAATAAATTATCAAAACTTTTAGAGTGTGATAATAAAATTAAAATAATAAATCCTGCAATGACACTTTCAACTGGTTTTTTGGATTTGTCTTTAAAATTTAAAGATAATTATGAAGATGTAGGCATTGCTGAAGAACATGCTGTAACTAAAGCATCAGGATATTCTTTAATGGGTTTTAAAACTTTTGTTGTTATTTATTCAACTTTTTTGCAGAGAACATATGATCAAATAATCCATGATATTTCAAGACTTGATTTACCAGTTACTTTTTTAATTGATAGAGCTGATATCTCTTATGGTGATGGGAACACACATCATGGAATCTATGATGTTGGGTTTATAAAAACAATTCCCAAAAGTATTGTTGCAAATGCATCAAATAATATTGTGTTATCAAGATTAATTGATCTAGCTTACGATAATAAGAAATCACCTTTTTTTATTAGATATACAAAAGATCAATGTGAACATAAAGAAAACTATTCAGATTTTAATTTTGGTGATTGAATTTATGAAATCAATAAAAAGTCTAAAACATTAATAATTTCTTATGGACATTTGATTAATGAAATAAAAAATGAAATTGATTTAAATAAATATGATACTGATTTAGTTAATGCAATTTTTGTTACTTGTTTTGATAGAAAAAAAGTTGTTAATATGATTAGTAAATACAAAAAGATTTTTGTATTTGAAAAAGTTTATTACCAAAATAATTTATATGATGATATTGCAAGGATGTGTTTTGAAGAAAAGATAAATGTGCAATTAATTTCAATTAGTATTAAAAATAACAATGTTGGCTTTGGTAGCAAAAATATTGTTGATTTAAAAAATAATATTGATGTTAGAACATTTTTTAAAAAATATTTTAATTAA
- the hrcA gene encoding heat-inducible transcriptional repressor HrcA, which translates to MLTERQKLILKYIVQEYIATANPVGSKTIIEKYMPDISAATVRNEMAVLEHHNFLEKNHTSSGRVPSSEGYKLYEREFSTPAIDDNLKMRLKKVFSNRSNSIDTIIDESCRIIQEVTRLPLVTIDKSANLSLKRVDLVQINESNAIIMLILSNGDIIKNLIKIENASILKDISICVRIFNDRLVDCPLKELDTRLELIKTIIRDKVQSYEFVMQEVVERIFNSKSDKFKQESKITKNIIGSSSLLALPEFNDHKKLEEVLLLLENSTIWEQIALKQEQNGHTTSITFGDEFGHNDLLFASTDIVINNDNQTQLVMVSPTRVDYSRIKGLLEFIRDEFEKSWKK; encoded by the coding sequence ATGTTGACAGAAAGACAAAAACTAATTCTAAAATATATTGTTCAAGAATATATAGCTACAGCCAATCCAGTTGGTAGTAAAACAATTATTGAAAAATATATGCCAGATATTTCAGCTGCGACAGTAAGAAATGAAATGGCTGTTTTAGAACACCACAATTTTTTAGAAAAAAACCATACTTCTTCTGGTCGTGTTCCATCTAGTGAAGGATATAAACTTTATGAAAGAGAATTCTCTACACCAGCAATAGATGATAATTTGAAAATGAGATTAAAAAAAGTATTTTCTAATAGATCAAATTCTATAGACACTATTATTGATGAAAGCTGTCGGATTATTCAAGAGGTTACAAGACTTCCATTGGTTACAATAGATAAGTCTGCAAATTTGTCATTAAAAAGAGTTGATTTGGTTCAAATTAATGAAAGTAATGCAATTATTATGTTAATCCTTTCAAATGGTGACATTATCAAAAACTTAATAAAAATAGAAAATGCATCAATTCTTAAAGATATTTCAATTTGTGTAAGAATTTTTAATGATAGATTAGTTGATTGCCCTTTAAAAGAACTTGATACAAGACTTGAGTTAATAAAAACTATTATAAGAGACAAAGTCCAATCATATGAGTTTGTAATGCAAGAAGTTGTTGAAAGAATTTTCAATTCCAAATCAGACAAATTTAAACAAGAATCTAAAATAACTAAAAATATTATTGGTTCATCAAGTCTTTTAGCTTTGCCAGAATTCAATGATCATAAAAAACTTGAAGAGGTTTTGTTATTATTGGAAAATTCAACAATATGAGAACAAATTGCACTTAAGCAAGAACAAAATGGACACACAACATCAATTACTTTTGGTGATGAATTTGGCCATAATGATCTCTTGTTTGCGTCAACAGATATTGTTATAAATAATGATAATCAAACACAATTAGTTATGGTGTCACCAACAAGAGTTGATTATTCAAGAATAAAAGGTTTATTGGAGTTTATTAGAGATGAGTTTGAAAAAAGCTGAAAAAAATAG
- a CDS encoding DUF5378 family protein encodes MGSGFNWLGLLLRIVTVLSVTTMILFHYFVTLKYNRVYRVINSYWFSIVISIIWLIYFIVVRWSGDIKVLIDQPLSWSQWKSNDYYNYSYSISRVFLLDLCPMIGLVLPIFLIVDKTKNMAKILCPFSIIGSIITIFFVVSTDKDISGNFWKYIFIGTYPNVLIFLLHYINLLFAVFVLLTSKQFTKWSMVSMILFMLIYFGYISIFINFFGVGFNTTGLSKNDWFNSIDSSYSEYGSVYNLLPIGFPSAPIFWFTLATIVAYLFIYIKNITTKDINKKYNRSKRWYSEIDYLNIILLPIEIKLDKFFDKFKLKLTKKQISN; translated from the coding sequence ATGGGTTCAGGATTTAATTGACTTGGTTTACTTCTTCGTATTGTAACTGTGTTATCAGTTACAACAATGATATTATTTCATTATTTTGTAACACTAAAATACAATAGGGTATACAGGGTTATAAATTCTTATTGATTCTCTATTGTTATTTCTATTATTTGATTAATTTATTTTATAGTTGTTAGATGATCTGGTGATATTAAGGTTTTAATTGATCAACCACTAAGTTGAAGTCAGTGAAAAAGTAATGATTATTATAATTACTCTTATAGTATAAGTAGGGTTTTCTTATTAGACTTATGTCCTATGATTGGACTTGTTTTACCAATATTTTTAATAGTTGATAAAACAAAAAATATGGCCAAAATATTATGTCCGTTTTCTATTATTGGAAGTATTATCACAATATTTTTTGTAGTATCAACAGATAAAGATATTAGTGGTAACTTTTGAAAATATATATTTATTGGAACATATCCAAATGTTTTAATATTCTTATTGCATTATATTAATTTATTATTTGCAGTCTTTGTATTGCTAACATCAAAACAGTTTACTAAATGAAGTATGGTATCAATGATATTATTTATGTTAATTTATTTTGGATACATATCAATTTTTATAAACTTCTTTGGAGTTGGTTTTAATACAACAGGTTTATCAAAAAACGATTGATTCAATAGCATTGATAGTTCTTATAGTGAATATGGTTCAGTTTATAACTTGTTACCAATTGGATTCCCATCTGCTCCAATATTTTGATTTACATTAGCAACAATTGTGGCGTATTTGTTTATCTATATAAAAAATATAACTACAAAAGATATTAATAAAAAATACAATAGATCAAAAAGATGATATTCTGAAATAGATTATTTAAATATAATACTATTACCAATTGAAATTAAATTAGATAAATTTTTTGATAAATTCAAATTAAAATTAACAAAGAAACAAATTAGCAATTAA
- a CDS encoding MPN338 family protein, producing the protein MANKKSVTTQKKEFNGLKIKNLTPFYIDEINDKFFTSLQNHPNRFFVNKVLPKIQKNMDEDELEKFVEIDNLTKNNKIKLMLNLALKKIASKTGSENCDLFFVQETDKFNEPLYIKNIIPESDVEVLGDTSLDRKYDFAIDINPNSYLYTYISQLQLSFFLDDESKLLSGGFSFNKVFNDSEGIDFLECVDKIYFYNLIKHFINKQLFPLSLNNILHMLENYQPSNKKSIKPTDKAKVKVDFQQITIESLHQNWINFVNRKFLYFNDVSEKTKNYIEKDLFFSILTSSLIALCLYEELKIYFTSQKPEFILKLLDKPSLLKEDPNQNSEIDFFELANYLRTTYLDRDKIISIKNIKSAEDIADTLIEQETFEVDSLISPIFSVEVYLKSKTPIISEYDLFDKNKNLKMIYLLTISPELFGMDYSTGHFIEYKQLVDIVNKNSFVLSKLSESLSEKIENSCCELNYDYITFLSNKPSMLLIKNNTEVFQKSLLDANNSSGLYEYYMWAQIYSQSRLWKMKDIELEFNYDLYHNIDIYHKEKLKSLENLILNWYDDFFEIFHIKHIVKKIDQLSELKTSIEMLINKIRQRDELSKKDKERKSVLFAYIIASLIGFINYLGMVYTILTVVDVNSGLSTGNIVAISVATFLALILVAIFGYFSFKVLSAKYRKKR; encoded by the coding sequence ATGGCTAATAAAAAAAGTGTAACAACACAAAAGAAAGAATTTAATGGTCTAAAAATAAAAAATTTAACACCATTCTACATTGATGAAATCAATGATAAATTTTTTACTAGTTTGCAAAACCACCCTAATCGTTTTTTTGTAAATAAAGTTTTACCTAAAATCCAAAAAAATATGGATGAAGATGAATTAGAAAAATTTGTTGAAATTGATAACTTAACTAAAAACAACAAAATAAAATTGATGCTTAATCTTGCTTTAAAAAAAATTGCATCTAAAACTGGTAGTGAAAATTGTGATTTATTTTTTGTTCAAGAGACTGATAAATTTAATGAACCATTATATATTAAAAATATTATTCCAGAAAGTGATGTTGAAGTTTTAGGAGATACTTCTTTAGATAGAAAATATGATTTTGCTATTGATATTAATCCTAATTCATATTTATATACATATATATCACAACTACAACTTTCTTTTTTTCTAGATGATGAGTCTAAACTTTTATCTGGTGGATTTAGTTTTAATAAAGTTTTTAATGATTCTGAAGGAATTGATTTTTTAGAATGTGTAGATAAAATATATTTTTACAATTTAATTAAGCATTTTATTAATAAACAACTATTTCCTTTATCGTTAAATAACATCTTACACATGTTAGAAAATTACCAACCATCAAATAAAAAATCAATTAAACCTACAGATAAAGCTAAAGTTAAGGTTGATTTTCAACAAATAACAATTGAATCTCTTCATCAAAACTGAATTAATTTTGTAAATAGAAAGTTTTTGTATTTTAATGATGTTTCAGAGAAAACAAAAAATTATATTGAAAAAGATTTATTTTTTTCAATTTTAACAAGCTCATTAATAGCATTATGTTTATATGAAGAACTTAAAATTTACTTTACATCACAAAAACCAGAATTCATTTTAAAACTTTTAGATAAACCATCTTTATTAAAAGAAGATCCAAACCAAAATTCTGAAATTGATTTTTTTGAATTAGCAAATTACCTAAGAACAACTTATCTTGATAGAGATAAAATAATATCGATTAAAAATATAAAAAGTGCAGAAGATATTGCAGACACTCTTATAGAACAAGAAACATTTGAGGTTGATTCTTTAATAAGTCCAATATTTTCTGTTGAGGTTTATTTAAAATCAAAAACTCCAATAATTAGTGAATATGATTTATTTGATAAAAACAAAAATCTTAAAATGATATATCTTTTGACTATATCACCAGAACTATTTGGTATGGATTATTCAACTGGACACTTTATTGAATATAAGCAATTAGTTGATATTGTGAATAAAAATAGTTTTGTTTTATCAAAATTATCTGAATCATTGAGTGAAAAAATTGAAAATTCTTGTTGTGAATTAAATTATGACTACATAACTTTTTTAAGTAATAAACCATCAATGCTTTTAATTAAAAATAATACTGAAGTATTTCAAAAAAGTTTGTTAGATGCAAACAACTCAAGTGGTTTATATGAATATTATATGTGAGCTCAAATTTACTCACAAAGTAGACTTTGAAAGATGAAAGATATAGAACTTGAATTTAATTATGATTTGTACCACAACATTGATATTTATCACAAAGAAAAACTTAAATCGCTAGAAAATTTAATATTGAATTGATACGATGATTTTTTTGAAATTTTTCATATTAAACATATAGTTAAAAAAATAGATCAACTAAGCGAACTTAAAACATCAATTGAAATGTTAATAAATAAAATTAGACAAAGAGATGAATTATCTAAAAAAGATAAAGAAAGAAAATCAGTTTTATTTGCTTATATAATTGCATCACTTATTGGTTTTATAAATTATTTGGGTATGGTTTATACAATACTTACTGTTGTTGATGTCAATTCTGGTTTAAGTACAGGCAATATTGTTGCAATTTCAGTTGCTACATTCTTAGCATTAATCCTTGTTGCAATTTTTGGTTATTTCTCATTTAAAGTTTTATCTGCAAAATATAGAAAAAAAAGATAG
- a CDS encoding MPN337 family protein encodes MSDKENKNFINSLKTRTVLPFYIDEINPRFFDSLQKYRNHGLSTKILSKIEKNIGLKEVKKILDTESISDHNTILLLINRIIKKIVAKTGTKEHDLFVEKGYEDNKQPYFVEEKYELYDLKVIGDIHSDRRYIYAIDVDKNTYLFKYIEQIQFSFYLDENNKMLSGAVSWNWGNDSKSDKYDIFERIYLNSLVRCFFSKELRNISLNNILALFGDVINNNSKSDINVDKLFMKWSQLIQDKFLNNNSFSKEKMSWYTNELFYSILIVLMISLAVYEELKIYFRHSEPEIYIPLLKRVITIKEDLQQDYLEDFNQLAILLKNNYFHWGKIKWKKIMDADEAINALIQFDEDENRSFGVPMWNYEIIRNSDIPFLDEDSNLFSKNREITIFYLLIMNPELFGLNDTNFNFIRYSDLVKNIGEWKLDDEWNKIVSNIVDKTICEWNYDYISFYNKSLTSIIIKNNNPLLVKNKNKFNYEIDANRKLFNNYLWAQIYTQALVWKTNDIEANFDAYKNKYPHLLRSYCYELDKLHFDWYDNFYGLPEIKRIVEKINDFNDINKMIGHLKNKINREDKIYGKGKERRNIGFAFVTATLFGITDFLTVVFSILTVTNSSDGIKNPANIGTITFGTVLVFILFLILLNAIFKPLYIKRKYRKENKKKIR; translated from the coding sequence ATGAGTGATAAAGAAAATAAAAATTTTATAAACAGCCTTAAAACTAGAACTGTTTTACCATTCTATATTGATGAAATAAATCCTAGATTTTTTGATAGTTTACAAAAATATAGAAATCATGGGTTATCAACTAAAATATTAAGTAAAATAGAAAAAAATATTGGTTTAAAAGAAGTAAAAAAAATATTGGATACAGAAAGTATTTCTGATCACAATACCATACTATTATTAATAAATAGAATTATAAAAAAAATAGTTGCTAAGACCGGTACTAAAGAACATGACCTTTTTGTTGAAAAGGGTTATGAAGATAATAAACAACCATATTTTGTAGAAGAAAAATATGAATTATATGATTTAAAAGTAATTGGTGATATTCATTCAGATAGAAGATATATTTATGCTATTGATGTTGATAAAAACACTTATTTGTTCAAATATATTGAACAAATTCAATTTTCTTTTTATTTAGATGAGAATAATAAAATGCTTTCTGGAGCTGTTAGTTGAAATTGAGGTAATGATAGTAAAAGTGATAAGTATGATATATTTGAAAGAATATATTTAAATTCCTTGGTAAGATGCTTTTTTTCTAAAGAGCTTAGAAATATATCTTTGAATAATATTTTGGCACTTTTTGGTGATGTTATAAACAATAACTCTAAAAGCGATATTAATGTTGATAAGTTATTCATGAAATGAAGCCAATTAATTCAAGACAAATTTTTAAACAATAATAGTTTTAGTAAAGAGAAAATGTCTTGATATACCAATGAATTATTTTATTCAATTTTAATTGTTTTAATGATATCTTTAGCAGTTTATGAGGAACTAAAAATATACTTTAGACATTCGGAACCAGAAATTTATATCCCATTATTAAAAAGAGTCATCACAATTAAAGAAGATTTGCAACAAGATTATTTAGAAGATTTTAACCAATTAGCTATACTTTTAAAAAATAACTATTTTCACTGAGGAAAAATAAAGTGAAAAAAGATAATGGACGCTGATGAAGCGATTAATGCTTTAATTCAGTTTGATGAAGATGAAAATCGTTCATTTGGTGTCCCAATGTGAAATTATGAAATTATTAGAAATAGCGATATTCCTTTTTTAGATGAAGATAGTAATTTATTTTCAAAAAATAGAGAAATAACAATATTTTATTTATTAATCATGAATCCAGAATTATTTGGTTTAAATGATACTAATTTTAATTTCATTAGATATTCTGATCTAGTTAAAAATATTGGTGAATGAAAACTTGATGATGAATGAAATAAAATAGTAAGTAATATTGTAGATAAAACTATATGTGAATGAAATTATGATTATATTTCTTTTTACAATAAATCTCTAACTTCTATAATAATTAAAAATAACAATCCTTTGCTTGTTAAAAATAAAAATAAATTTAATTACGAAATTGATGCAAATAGAAAATTATTTAACAATTATTTGTGAGCTCAAATATACACTCAAGCACTTGTGTGAAAAACAAATGATATAGAAGCAAATTTTGATGCTTATAAAAATAAATATCCTCATTTATTAAGAAGCTATTGTTATGAATTAGATAAATTACATTTTGATTGATATGATAATTTTTATGGTCTTCCAGAAATAAAAAGAATTGTTGAAAAAATTAATGATTTTAACGATATCAACAAAATGATTGGTCATTTAAAAAACAAAATTAATAGAGAAGATAAAATTTATGGTAAAGGAAAAGAAAGAAGAAATATTGGTTTTGCATTTGTAACAGCAACATTATTTGGAATAACTGATTTTTTAACTGTTGTTTTTTCTATCTTAACAGTTACAAACTCAAGCGATGGGATTAAAAACCCAGCTAATATAGGAACAATAACTTTTGGAACAGTGCTAGTATTTATATTATTTTTAATCTTGCTGAATGCAATTTTTAAACCTTTATATATAAAGAGAAAATATAGAAAAGAAAATAAGAAAAAAATCAGATAG